Proteins from a single region of Xiphophorus maculatus strain JP 163 A chromosome 22, X_maculatus-5.0-male, whole genome shotgun sequence:
- the LOC102221879 gene encoding elongation of very long chain fatty acids protein 6-like, whose product MQQMNESELQLRLAAFSFETRFDERGAIQWMQENWSKSFMFSALYAALVFGGQHFMKPRPKLDLRLPLVLWSLSLAVFSIIGAVRTGFYMLHILSASGFRRSICDQSFYNGPVSKFWAYAFVLSKAPELGDTAFVVLRKQKLLFLHWYHHITVLLYSWYSYKDMVAGGGWFMTMNYTVHALMYSYYAARAAGFCVPRPLAVVITSAQIAQMAMGLTVSGLVYRWMQQGDCPSRMDNITWATLMYLSYLLLFSNFFYQTYLRRAAKAKSQ is encoded by the exons ATGCAGCAGATGAACGAGTCGGAGCTCCAGCTGCGGCTGGCGGCGTTCAGCTTCGAGACGCGCTTCGATGAGCGCGGAGCGATCCAGTGGATGCAGGAGAACTG GAGCAAGTCGTTCATGTTCAGCGCGCTGTACGCCGCCCTGGTGTTCGGAGGTCAGCACTTCATGAAGCCTCGGCCCAAACTGGACCTGCGGCTGCCGCTGGTCCTCTGGTCGCTGAGCCTGGCCGTGTTCAG CATCATCGGAGCGGTCCGGACCGGGTTCTACATGCTGCACATCCTGAGCGCCAGCGGCTTCAGACGCTCCATCTGCGACCAGAGCTTCTACAACGGACCCGTCAGCAAGTTCTGGGCCTACGCCTTCGTCCTCAGCAAGGCTCCAGAACTCG GCGACACGGCCTTCGTGGTGCTCAGGAAGCAGAAGCTGCTCTTCCTCCACTGGTACCACCACATCACGGTGCTGCTCTACTCCTGGTACTCCTACAAGGACATGGTGGCCGGCGGCGGCTGGTTCATGACCATGAACTACACCGTGCACGCGCTCATGTACAGCTACTACGCCGCGCGCGCCGCCGGATTCTGCGTGCCCCGCCCCTTGGCCGTGGTCATCACCAGCGCCCAGATCGCCCAGATGGCGATGGGGCTGACGGTGAGCGGCCTGGTGTACCGCTGGATGCAGCAGGGCGACTGTCCGTCCCGCATGGACAACATCACCTGGGCCACGCTCATGTACCTGAGCTACCTGCTGCTCTTCTCCAACTTCTTCTACCAGACCTACCTGCGCCGCGCAGCCAAGGCCAAGAGCCAGTAG